Below is a genomic region from Pyrococcus kukulkanii.
GCTGCTGAATTAGCGAAGATGGGTTATGAGGTAACGATATTCGAGGCACTTCACAAGCCTGGTGGAGTTCTAATTTACGGAATTCCAGAGTTTAGACTACCGAAGGAGATAGTTGAGAGGGAATTAGCGAAGCTTAAGGAGCTTGGCGTTAAGATAGAGACCAACGTTCTTGTAGGTAAAACGATAACATTTGAAGAGCTAAGGGGGGAGTTCGATGCTATATTCATAGGGACGGGTGCAGGAACGCCAAAAATATTTCCGTGGCCTGGAGTAAACCTCAACGGCATCTATTCTGCCAACGAATTCCTGACGAGGGTCAATCTGATGAAGGCCTACGAGTTCCCCGAATACGACACTCCAATAAAGGTTGGGAAGAGGGTTGCAGTGATAGGTGGAGGGAACACCGCCATGGATGCCGCGAGATCAGCCCTTAGATTGGGGGCGGAAGTGTGGATCCTCTACAGGAGAACGAGGAAGGAAATGACTGCAAGAGAGGAAGAGATAAAGCACGCTGAGGAAGAAGGGGTAAAGTTCATGTTCTTGGTATCTCCAAAGAGGTTCATTGGAGATGAAAACGGCAATCTCAAGGCCATTGAGCTTGAGAAGATGAAGCTTGGCGAGCCCGACGAGAGCGGGAGGAGGAGGCCAATCCCTACTGGTGAGACAATTATCATGGAGTTCGATACCGCGATAATAGCAATAGGCCAGACCCCGAACAAGATATTCTATCAGAGCGTTCCTGGGCTCAAGGTCGATAAGTGGGGCAGGATAGTAGTTGATGAGAACTTGATGACTTCTATTCCTGGGGTCTTTGCTGGTGGTGATGCTATTAGAGGTGAAGCCACCGTTATCTTGGCCATGGGTGACGGAAGAAAAGCGGCAAAAGCAATACACGAGTATCTAAGTTCAAGCTCTTGACTACCATTTATTTTTTCTGTACCCCAGGAAGAAACCTCTAAATGCCATGCCCATAAAATCTTCTCCCAAAAACCTGTTGAAAAATTCTCTCGTCTGTTCTTCGTTGAGCCATTCTATATGTTCAGGTACTCCCTCGTCAAAGTAGTAGGTTATGGAATCATCATTCTTGCTAGCTATATCTATGGTGTAGATCTTCTTTTTAAATGCTTTAGCCTTCTCAACCTCCCTACATACCAGGGAGGAAAACTTCCCGTAGATTGCGACAGCTACAAAATATTCAGCGTCTTGAATCTTGTTACTCACGTCCTTTATCCCGTAGTCCGAAGGTAGAATGACGTTGGTGGAGTTGAGCTTTTCTTCTATGATTTCAAGTATAACCTTCTCGGTTTGGGTATGATACAGGATAGTGGGCTCGCTTAAATATACTAAGGGGCCATATCTCTCTTTTCTCTTCCTCCTTAGGAAATTAAACATCCTATCACCTCAGGTGGGGACTTTACCTCATCATTGACCCCGGGTCAGCAGGGATGACACTCATCATCGGTTCTATCCTTGATTTGGTATAAGAAATTTTAAGGATTTCCAAGTATGGCCTGGATTTCCATGAGCTTTCTTTTAATAAACTCTTCTAAGAATTCCTGGGAAAACTCCATCTTCCTACCTTCTAAGTACTTCTTATAAACTTCTAAGGCCTCTTTATCTCCAACCTCCTCAACCTTTTTCAACACACTTGTTTTATCTAAATCTGCTCCATTTAAGAAGGCCCAAAGGCGAACTACTTCTCCGGCCAAGATATGCATCATCTTTCCATTATTTTTAAACCTTTCAAGGTTACTCTCTATCGATTTTATCCTCTCCTGCAATAGAGCGCTAAAATCATAGGATGGAGGCATTATATCATTCCCCACAACCACAATGTGATTCTCAACGAAGTCCTGTCTATATATCGTCAGGAACTTGTAAGGATAACCTTTCCTCAGAGGATCATCAAGGTTCTCAACTAACTCCCACGCAACATCCACTTCCACGGGCTTGAAGTCTGCAAAGCACTCTCTAACTACCTCCTCCACTCTCAAGAGTATTTTCTCGTCGTACTCCTCTAAAACCACAAAAACATCAACATCGCTAACTCCTGGGATATAATCTCCCCTAACGACTGAACCATACAGAATAAGGGAATAAATGGGGAGAGAAGAAAGCCTTTTTCTTAAG
It encodes:
- the gltA gene encoding NADPH-dependent glutamate synthase — protein: MPKLIKERVPTPERPPEERVKDFKEVNLGYTWELALKEAERCLQCPKDYAPCIKGCPVNIDIPGFIGALRKYRDDPDKAVREALRVIWACNSLPAITGRVCPQEEQCEGVCVVGKVGDPINIGKLERFVADYAREHGIEEELLREQVGEIKRNGKKVAVIGAGPAGLTCAAELAKMGYEVTIFEALHKPGGVLIYGIPEFRLPKEIVERELAKLKELGVKIETNVLVGKTITFEELRGEFDAIFIGTGAGTPKIFPWPGVNLNGIYSANEFLTRVNLMKAYEFPEYDTPIKVGKRVAVIGGGNTAMDAARSALRLGAEVWILYRRTRKEMTAREEEIKHAEEEGVKFMFLVSPKRFIGDENGNLKAIELEKMKLGEPDESGRRRPIPTGETIIMEFDTAIIAIGQTPNKIFYQSVPGLKVDKWGRIVVDENLMTSIPGVFAGGDAIRGEATVILAMGDGRKAAKAIHEYLSSSS
- a CDS encoding nucleotidyltransferase domain-containing protein, giving the protein MTRKHLPLDCLRKRLSSLPIYSLILYGSVVRGDYIPGVSDVDVFVVLEEYDEKILLRVEEVVRECFADFKPVEVDVAWELVENLDDPLRKGYPYKFLTIYRQDFVENHIVVVGNDIMPPSYDFSALLQERIKSIESNLERFKNNGKMMHILAGEVVRLWAFLNGADLDKTSVLKKVEEVGDKEALEVYKKYLEGRKMEFSQEFLEEFIKRKLMEIQAILGNP